In Verrucomicrobiia bacterium, one genomic interval encodes:
- a CDS encoding tyrosine recombinase, protein MQALVEDFLMHLRLERGMAEHTQRTYAALLGAFVNWAEKEGFQDWRQIKLPDLMRYLEHERRRPLHTEPKDSPRRLAPESVYLEIAALRAFYRWAEQEKHLPLNVTESLSLPRRWQRLPKALSDAEIQRLLQAPGQKATPRDLCDHAILELAYACGLRRAELCALRVEQLHLEAGFINVIGKGNKERVVPVGEVAIAALRDYLARGRPELVTPKSPANVFLTRRGTAFSPVTLWWRIRQCVRRAGIQRRITPHMLRHSFATHLLEHGADLRVIQELLGHAHIATTEVYTHVASSHLRELHRRFHPRA, encoded by the coding sequence ATGCAAGCGCTGGTGGAGGACTTTCTCATGCACCTGCGCCTGGAGCGCGGCATGGCCGAGCACACCCAGCGCACCTACGCCGCGCTGCTAGGGGCGTTTGTCAACTGGGCGGAAAAGGAAGGTTTTCAGGACTGGCGCCAAATCAAGCTGCCGGATTTGATGCGCTACCTGGAGCACGAGCGCCGACGACCTCTGCACACCGAGCCAAAGGATTCTCCCCGCCGTCTGGCCCCTGAGAGCGTTTATCTGGAAATTGCGGCGTTGCGGGCCTTTTACCGCTGGGCTGAACAGGAAAAACACCTCCCGCTCAACGTCACTGAATCGTTGTCCCTGCCACGCCGCTGGCAGCGGCTGCCCAAGGCGCTCTCCGACGCGGAAATCCAGCGCCTCCTGCAGGCCCCGGGACAGAAGGCCACGCCCCGCGACTTGTGCGATCATGCCATTCTGGAGCTGGCCTACGCCTGCGGCCTGCGCCGGGCCGAATTGTGCGCGCTACGGGTGGAACAACTGCATCTGGAAGCCGGCTTCATCAACGTGATTGGCAAGGGCAATAAAGAGCGGGTGGTGCCGGTGGGAGAAGTGGCCATTGCCGCGCTGCGGGATTACCTGGCGCGTGGCCGGCCGGAGCTGGTCACCCCCAAGTCCCCGGCCAATGTTTTCCTGACCCGGCGCGGCACGGCCTTTTCGCCAGTCACCCTATGGTGGCGCATTCGGCAATGTGTGCGCCGGGCGGGGATTCAACGGCGCATCACGCCCCACATGCTGCGCCACAGCTTTGCCACGCATCTTTTGGAACATGGGGCGGATTTGCGGGTAATTCAGGAACTGCTCGGCCACGCGCACATCGCCACCACCGAGGTCTATACTCACGTCGCCTCCAGCCACTTGCGGGAGCTTCATCGCCGCTTCCATCCCCGGGCTTGA
- a CDS encoding aminodeoxychorismate/anthranilate synthase component II, producing the protein MMLVIDNYDSFTFNLVQYLGEMNVPMRVVRNDQITLDEVAALKPERILISPGPCSPREAGLSNDIIRTFGPRIPLFGVCLGHQCIGHTFGARVIVNYRMMHGKVSPIHHNGRDLFQGMPNPFRATRYHSLVIERASLPDCLEITAESDEGEIMGVRHKQYPIWGVQFHPESILTEEGRRLVGNFLKLG; encoded by the coding sequence ATGATGCTGGTCATAGACAATTACGATTCGTTTACCTTCAACCTGGTGCAATACCTGGGCGAGATGAATGTCCCCATGCGCGTTGTCCGCAATGACCAGATCACTCTGGACGAGGTCGCCGCGCTCAAACCGGAGCGCATTCTCATTTCGCCCGGCCCTTGTTCGCCGCGCGAGGCCGGCCTGTCCAATGACATCATCCGCACCTTCGGCCCGCGCATCCCGCTGTTTGGCGTCTGCCTGGGGCATCAATGTATTGGGCACACCTTTGGCGCCCGGGTGATTGTGAACTACCGCATGATGCACGGCAAAGTCTCACCGATCCACCACAACGGGCGCGATTTATTCCAGGGCATGCCCAATCCCTTCCGCGCCACCCGCTATCATTCGCTGGTGATTGAACGGGCCTCGCTGCCGGATTGTCTGGAAATCACCGCCGAATCGGATGAAGGGGAGATCATGGGGGTGCGGCACAAGCAGTATCCCATCTGGGGCGTGCAGTTTCACCCGGAAAGCATTTTGACCGAGGAAGGCCGCCGGTTGGTGGGCAACTTTCTGAAACTGGGATGA